The following is a genomic window from Methanobacterium aggregans.
GGAACAGTTCTTAAGGTTGACTACTTCCAGATAGCCAGGTTCATGCAGCCATTCATTGCAATGTCCATAGTGCTCTCTGTAAGCTACGTTGCCAAAAAGCTCTACGGAGAAATTGCGGGCATGTCCACAGGTTTTCTCCTGATTTCAAGTTACATGTTAACCCGTCTACTACTTCCAATACCTGAAAACTTAGCCCTGATATTCTTACCCCTTTCAGTTTACTTTTATTACATCTCCATAACTAAAAGAACATTAAAATACGCAGTTATATCTGGAATATTATTCATACTAGTCTGTTTAAGCCATCAAGCAGCAATATTATGTTTATTACTGGTTATAATATCATTCACCCTACTTGAAATAATATTAAGCCGTAGGATCACTGTTTTAAAGAATTTTGGTGCATTCCTCTCTGTGGGAATTATTTTAGGAATTATGGGTTTAATCATGCTTTTAATATTAAAACCAGGACTTTTAAACACTATTATGCAAAAGGGAATAGAAGCCATTGGTTTTGGAACGAAACTCTACTACAACAAAACCTTCAGTAACATAGGATACCTGAGCCATCTTGGAGCTTTCGTTTCCTTGTTTGCACTGGTAGGGGCCATTGCAAGCATGAAATTAAGGTCTAAAAAAGGATTGTTCATGTTAACATGGATACTTGTGCTCTTCTTGTTGAGCAAAGCCTACTGGTTTGGTATAAATGTTATATCATACAGGGTCCTTGTTTACATCCTCATACCCATGACCATACTGGGAGGATTTGGTTTAAGCCATGCTTATTACCATCTTAAAGATTATAAACGATTTTCTTCACCCAGGTTCAGATCTGCATTTTTAATAGCTTTACTTGGCTTGTCAATGTTCTTTGGAGTTTTAACCGTTACAAATTCTGAGATGGGGGTTTTCTATGCTAAACCTGCATCTGGAAACTTCCAGATAGCACCTCCAACAGCATCAGAGGTTGAACTTGCCAGCTGGTTCAAGGCAAATGGAAACAGAAGTGAATCAATTTTAACAA
Proteins encoded in this region:
- a CDS encoding glycosyltransferase family 39 protein, yielding MKLERKNFKGKLILIPAVAAFLLALIPTLTHNWPLSWDIFYHVQYAKIYSQYGFTLVDPLLNAPTGQVIGYPPLFHLLLAALGTVLKVDYFQIARFMQPFIAMSIVLSVSYVAKKLYGEIAGMSTGFLLISSYMLTRLLLPIPENLALIFLPLSVYFYYISITKRTLKYAVISGILFILVCLSHQAAILCLLLVIISFTLLEIILSRRITVLKNFGAFLSVGIILGIMGLIMLLILKPGLLNTIMQKGIEAIGFGTKLYYNKTFSNIGYLSHLGAFVSLFALVGAIASMKLRSKKGLFMLTWILVLFLLSKAYWFGINVISYRVLVYILIPMTILGGFGLSHAYYHLKDYKRFSSPRFRSAFLIALLGLSMFFGVLTVTNSEMGVFYAKPASGNFQIAPPTASEVELASWFKANGNRSESILTTNQYSGMLVSSYAEMPMHYNFENFNSTTSKSVFQKEGIGYIVLDKRLTIPSENGTFYLQKENSEFYPLYYYTVNISSHLSEIVPSFAELVYENQDFLVFKV